A region of Paenibacillus thiaminolyticus DNA encodes the following proteins:
- a CDS encoding phosphotransferase: MISERLSAYYTRIPLLTEVTEWSLLRKWALSEVHRITLKSGETRILKWGGKEMAQEAAIYRRLVKPLQISAPRIFDYFESENSAVMIMEDAGQHNLEQQPSPELFLEAARELARFRDKATNNVEKNIASEIIRLYTVSTADFLALANDLLRSPRLSGNVTLIRLQDTFSYQLNKLYHTQPLTLVHHDYHAKNLLIQGTRIMPIDWSIAYISPHLGDLYCLIDEAQAYSNVPREAMLSAFRNEVRHDLTLDHLEWQVNIGGICWLVKTLKWLVYGGTDTIPGSEAWIPDLMNELENLLIKLD; this comes from the coding sequence ATGATTTCAGAACGTCTGTCTGCTTATTACACAAGAATTCCTTTGTTAACTGAAGTAACCGAATGGTCGCTTTTACGAAAATGGGCGCTATCGGAAGTGCATCGAATCACATTAAAATCAGGTGAGACTCGCATTCTGAAATGGGGCGGTAAAGAAATGGCTCAGGAAGCAGCCATTTACCGACGGCTGGTGAAACCTCTGCAGATATCAGCTCCACGCATTTTTGACTATTTTGAATCGGAAAATAGTGCCGTTATGATTATGGAGGATGCAGGTCAGCATAATTTGGAGCAGCAGCCCAGTCCTGAGCTTTTTCTAGAAGCAGCAAGGGAATTAGCAAGGTTCCGAGATAAAGCCACAAATAATGTAGAGAAGAATATCGCGAGTGAGATTATTCGTCTATACACAGTATCGACTGCGGATTTCCTTGCACTTGCGAACGATCTTCTTCGGTCGCCTCGCCTATCTGGTAATGTTACTCTTATTAGATTGCAGGATACATTCTCGTACCAACTTAACAAGCTTTATCACACACAGCCTCTTACGCTCGTTCATCATGATTATCATGCGAAGAACCTGTTGATTCAAGGGACACGGATAATGCCGATTGATTGGTCAATTGCTTATATCAGCCCCCATCTGGGCGACTTATATTGTCTCATTGATGAGGCGCAGGCTTATAGTAATGTACCTAGGGAAGCTATGTTGTCCGCATTTCGCAACGAGGTTCGGCATGATCTAACCTTGGATCATCTTGAATGGCAAGTTAACATCGGCGGGATATGCTGGCTTGTCAAAACGCTGAAATGGCTCGTATATGGAGGAACCGACACGATCCCAGGT